One Halomonas sp. M4R1S46 genomic window carries:
- a CDS encoding GlxA family transcriptional regulator: MLDVCGPWQVFASANELSGQTLYALSLVARSPGSVVTNGGLVMMAELDWAGLEALGAPDTLLAAGGSGVFSQCRQRYHIDGLRELAPDVRRLGAICSGAFLLAEAGLLDERRATTHWRHCSALARQYPRLRVIPDALYVEDGGRYTSAGVTAGIDLALSLVEADHGAALAGRVARELVMFLHRPGGQAQFSEALLHQQRATGPLRELVGRLHADPAGDHSLESMAAQMSVTPRHLSRLFRRYLETSPGAYLTRLRLEGARLSLLNARPAPPLERLAMQWRLGGAEQLRRLFHRQYGVSPSVYRQRFATTPHPSPSHSHEDIPCP; this comes from the coding sequence GTGCTCGATGTCTGTGGCCCCTGGCAGGTCTTCGCGAGTGCCAACGAACTCTCGGGCCAGACACTTTACGCACTGAGCCTGGTCGCTCGCTCCCCCGGCAGCGTGGTCACCAACGGCGGCCTGGTGATGATGGCCGAACTCGACTGGGCAGGCCTGGAGGCACTGGGGGCACCGGATACGCTGCTGGCCGCCGGGGGCAGTGGCGTCTTCAGCCAATGCCGCCAGCGTTACCATATCGACGGCCTGCGCGAGCTGGCTCCCGATGTCAGGCGCCTGGGCGCCATCTGCAGCGGTGCCTTCCTGCTGGCGGAAGCGGGATTGCTGGACGAACGACGGGCCACCACCCATTGGCGTCACTGCAGCGCCCTGGCCCGGCAGTATCCGCGCCTCCGCGTCATCCCCGATGCCCTCTACGTAGAGGATGGGGGCCGCTATACCAGCGCCGGCGTCACCGCCGGCATTGACCTGGCCCTGTCGCTGGTCGAGGCCGACCATGGGGCCGCCCTGGCCGGTCGCGTCGCCCGGGAACTGGTGATGTTCCTGCATCGTCCCGGTGGTCAGGCGCAGTTCAGTGAGGCATTGCTGCATCAACAGCGCGCCACCGGTCCGTTGCGCGAGCTGGTCGGCCGGCTCCATGCCGACCCCGCCGGCGATCACAGTCTGGAAAGCATGGCGGCCCAGATGTCGGTCACCCCCCGCCACCTCTCGAGGCTGTTTCGCCGCTATCTGGAGACCTCTCCCGGCGCCTACCTGACCCGGCTGCGTCTGGAGGGGGCGCGCCTGAGCCTGCTGAATGCCCGTCCCGCGCCGCCGCTGGAACGCCTCGCGATGCAATGGCGACTGGGCGGCGCCGAACAGCTCCGGCGCCTGTTCCACCGCCAGTATGGCGTCTCGCCGTCGGTCTATCGGCAGCGCTTCGCGACCACGCCCCATCCTTCCCCGTCTCACTCCCACGAGGACATCCCATGCCCCTGA
- a CDS encoding MFS transporter, which translates to MPLTVSLLSLCQALLVSGNILLIAVSPLIGAQLAPAPAWSTAPVATQWLGLMCATIPASLIMARLGRRRGFVLGNLLGLVGAALAVAALHSQQFPLFLVATWLIGIGIGFGQLYRFAAVEAAPAGGRDRAIGMVMGGGVLAAFFGPWLARHSHALADTPYLGSFIGLGVLYLCALALLAFIRLPEASRGDAVGECRPLAEIVKQPVFVLAVVSAMVGYGVMNLAMTATPLAMADAGHTFDHVATTIQWHVVAMFLPSFVTGRLTARFGASCMIGGGCLLLIASALVAQIDAGLAGFYTGLILLGLGWNFTFLPATGLLTEAHRPIEKARTQATNEFLVFSTVAISALLAGPAADALGWPRLNALMIPLCTVPLALLGARHLALRGRPQIGD; encoded by the coding sequence ATGCCCCTGACCGTCTCCCTGCTGTCGCTCTGCCAGGCCCTGCTGGTCAGCGGCAATATCCTGCTGATCGCCGTATCGCCGCTGATCGGCGCTCAACTCGCGCCAGCCCCCGCCTGGTCCACCGCCCCGGTGGCGACCCAGTGGCTGGGGCTGATGTGCGCCACCATCCCGGCCTCGCTGATCATGGCCCGCCTAGGGCGTCGCCGGGGCTTCGTGCTCGGCAACCTGCTTGGACTCGTCGGTGCCGCGCTCGCCGTGGCGGCCCTGCACAGCCAGCAATTCCCGCTGTTCCTGGTCGCCACCTGGCTGATCGGCATCGGCATCGGCTTCGGGCAGCTGTATCGCTTCGCCGCCGTTGAGGCGGCCCCGGCGGGCGGGCGGGACAGGGCCATCGGCATGGTCATGGGCGGTGGCGTACTGGCGGCCTTCTTCGGTCCCTGGCTGGCTCGCCACAGTCACGCCCTCGCCGACACCCCTTATCTGGGTAGCTTCATCGGCCTGGGTGTCCTGTACCTGTGCGCCCTGGCGCTGCTGGCCTTCATCCGCCTGCCCGAGGCCAGCCGGGGCGATGCGGTCGGCGAGTGCCGCCCCCTGGCCGAGATCGTCAAGCAGCCGGTCTTCGTGCTGGCGGTGGTCAGCGCCATGGTCGGCTATGGCGTGATGAACCTGGCCATGACCGCCACGCCGCTGGCCATGGCCGATGCCGGCCACACCTTCGACCATGTGGCCACCACCATCCAATGGCATGTGGTGGCGATGTTCCTGCCATCCTTCGTTACCGGCCGGCTGACTGCCCGCTTCGGCGCCTCGTGCATGATCGGCGGTGGCTGCCTGCTGTTGATCGCCAGCGCCCTGGTGGCCCAGATCGATGCCGGTCTGGCGGGCTTCTACACCGGCTTGATCCTGCTGGGCCTGGGGTGGAACTTCACCTTCCTGCCGGCCACCGGCCTGCTCACCGAGGCTCATCGGCCCATCGAGAAGGCCCGTACCCAGGCGACCAACGAGTTCCTGGTGTTCTCGACCGTGGCCATCTCCGCGCTACTGGCAGGCCCCGCCGCCGACGCCCTGGGCTGGCCACGACTCAATGCCTTGATGATCCCGCTGTGCACGGTACCTCTGGCACTGCTGGGCGCCCGACACCTCGCCTTGCGGGGCCGCCCGCAGATTGGGGACTGA
- a CDS encoding DUF6064 family protein, protein MSEWWTYRPGDLLMVSLRVYERLFVLHNQALWPAQWLALALGAGLLLALWHPAAGRLRLALPVLAVAWVFVGWAFLWQRYAPVNWGIRYLVPLFALQALLLLVMVMGRGARVPASRRGASRWPGLGLVAYAVFVHPLTALLRGHGLAGAEVIGLAPDPLAIATLGLAVLVQPARHGWVLLVIPSLWCLTSAATLQLLGAPGAWLPLAAVVIAVVARCLPPGRA, encoded by the coding sequence ATGAGCGAATGGTGGACCTACCGGCCCGGGGACCTGCTGATGGTCTCGCTGCGGGTCTACGAGCGGCTGTTCGTGCTGCACAACCAGGCGCTGTGGCCGGCCCAATGGCTCGCCCTGGCCCTCGGCGCCGGCCTGCTGCTGGCGCTGTGGCACCCCGCTGCCGGGCGGCTTCGGCTGGCCCTGCCCGTGCTGGCGGTGGCCTGGGTCTTCGTCGGCTGGGCCTTCCTGTGGCAGCGCTATGCCCCCGTCAACTGGGGCATCCGCTACCTGGTGCCGCTGTTCGCTCTCCAGGCGCTGCTGCTGCTCGTCATGGTCATGGGGCGAGGCGCGCGCGTGCCGGCCTCACGCCGGGGGGCGTCGCGATGGCCGGGCCTGGGGCTGGTCGCCTACGCCGTCTTCGTGCATCCGCTCACCGCCCTGCTGCGTGGCCACGGCCTGGCCGGCGCCGAGGTGATCGGCCTCGCCCCCGACCCGCTGGCCATCGCCACCCTCGGCCTGGCGGTGCTGGTGCAGCCGGCGCGACACGGCTGGGTGCTGCTGGTCATCCCCTCCCTGTGGTGCCTGACCAGTGCCGCCACCCTGCAGCTGCTGGGGGCACCGGGCGCCTGGCTGCCGCTCGCCGCGGTGGTGATCGCCGTGGTGGCCCGGTGTCTGCCGCCGGGCCGAGCATAG
- a CDS encoding aldo/keto reductase, with product MSPESHRLSRRRLLGGLLALAAGAALPPFPARASEILTREVPATGEALPLVGLGSWITFNVGDDPLLLEECTAVMAAFFAGGGRMIDSSPMYGSSQATIGHGLATLDTAGRVYAADKVWTSSPAEGPEQVAASRRDWGLPRFDLLQVHNLLAWEAHLETLQAMKAAGEVRHIGITTSHGRRHATLERIMREADIDFVQLTYNIVDREAEARLLPLARERGLGVIANRPFQQKRLIRRLSGEPLPGWAAEIGAESWAQVILKFIVSHSAVSCAIPATTRVDHVRENLAAAREPLPDAALRRRMAEHVRAL from the coding sequence ATGTCTCCGGAATCCCACCGCCTGTCGCGTCGCCGCCTGCTCGGCGGTCTGCTGGCCCTCGCCGCCGGCGCGGCCCTGCCCCCCTTCCCCGCCCGCGCAAGCGAGATCCTGACCCGCGAGGTGCCCGCCACCGGCGAGGCCCTGCCGCTGGTGGGGCTCGGCAGCTGGATCACCTTCAACGTCGGCGACGACCCGCTGCTGCTCGAGGAATGCACGGCGGTGATGGCCGCCTTCTTCGCCGGAGGCGGGCGGATGATCGACTCCTCGCCGATGTACGGCTCCTCCCAGGCGACCATCGGCCACGGGCTGGCCACCCTCGACACCGCCGGCCGGGTCTACGCCGCCGACAAGGTCTGGACCTCGAGCCCCGCCGAGGGGCCCGAGCAGGTGGCGGCCTCGCGGCGTGACTGGGGCCTGCCGCGCTTCGACCTGCTGCAGGTGCACAACCTGCTCGCCTGGGAGGCCCACCTGGAGACCCTGCAGGCCATGAAGGCCGCCGGCGAGGTGCGCCATATCGGCATCACCACCTCCCACGGCCGCCGCCACGCGACCCTCGAGCGCATCATGCGCGAGGCCGACATCGACTTCGTGCAGCTCACCTACAACATCGTCGACCGCGAGGCCGAGGCGCGCCTGCTGCCGCTGGCCCGCGAGCGCGGCCTCGGGGTGATCGCCAATCGCCCCTTCCAGCAGAAGCGCCTGATCCGCCGCCTGTCGGGCGAGCCGCTGCCCGGCTGGGCGGCCGAGATCGGCGCCGAGAGCTGGGCACAGGTGATCCTCAAGTTCATCGTCTCCCATTCCGCGGTGAGCTGCGCGATCCCCGCGACCACCCGGGTCGACCACGTGCGCGAGAACCTGGCCGCGGCCCGCGAGCCGCTACCCGACGCCGCGCTGCGCCGGCGCATGGCCGAGCATGTGCGGGCCCTGTAA